One genomic segment of Nocardioides cavernaquae includes these proteins:
- a CDS encoding small basic family protein, with protein sequence MIAVLGLLGGIVLGLLVKPDVPAAFEPYLPIAVVAALDATFGALRAFFDGIFDDKVFVVSFISNVLIAATIVYLGDQLGVGGQLTTGVIVVLGIRIFSNAAAIRRHLFHA encoded by the coding sequence GTGATCGCAGTTCTGGGACTTCTCGGTGGCATCGTCCTCGGCTTGCTGGTCAAGCCGGACGTGCCAGCCGCCTTCGAGCCCTACCTGCCCATCGCCGTCGTCGCGGCGCTCGACGCGACGTTCGGAGCGCTTCGCGCGTTCTTCGACGGCATCTTCGACGACAAGGTGTTCGTCGTGTCCTTCATCAGCAACGTGCTGATCGCGGCCACGATCGTCTACCTCGGCGACCAGCTGGGCGTCGGCGGCCAGCTCACCACCGGTGTCATCGTCGTCCTCGGCATCCGCATCTTCTCCAACGCGGCCGCGATCCGGAGGCACCTCTTCCATGCCTGA
- a CDS encoding DUF881 domain-containing protein, producing MPERAPLPAHVTMPLLDVVIRNSLDQDYQHVAAVRAATGDSADARPMRWGAAVVVGLFGLLLVIAAVQNQSEARTDALAREALIQQTTAKSNELRDANREIGDLRDEIQSLSTSLMRLTRTERAAAAANLKLAGLAGYAAVTGEGVRITVANAPGGDRDGVVRDEDLATLVDGLWAAGAEAISINGRRLTVTSGIRTAGSAILVHDRALRPPYVVLAIGNSNTLQSRFVETSSGNTFLGLRSRFGFVFRMQNDKQLRLPAAHRPDVARATPVTPDRPKQAGAS from the coding sequence ATGCCTGAGCGCGCACCCCTGCCGGCCCACGTGACCATGCCCTTGCTGGACGTGGTCATCCGCAACTCCCTGGACCAGGACTACCAGCACGTGGCGGCGGTGCGCGCAGCCACCGGCGACTCGGCCGACGCACGCCCGATGCGCTGGGGCGCGGCGGTCGTCGTCGGATTGTTCGGCCTCCTGCTCGTGATCGCCGCCGTGCAGAACCAGTCCGAAGCGCGCACCGATGCGCTCGCCCGCGAGGCCCTGATCCAGCAGACGACTGCCAAGAGCAACGAGCTGCGCGATGCCAACCGGGAGATCGGCGACCTCCGCGACGAGATCCAGTCGTTGAGCACCTCGCTGATGCGGCTCACCCGCACCGAGCGCGCGGCCGCTGCAGCCAACCTGAAGCTCGCCGGGCTCGCCGGCTATGCGGCCGTCACGGGGGAGGGCGTGAGGATCACGGTCGCCAACGCCCCCGGTGGCGACCGGGACGGCGTCGTACGCGATGAGGACCTCGCCACGTTGGTCGACGGTCTGTGGGCGGCGGGAGCCGAGGCGATCTCGATCAACGGGCGACGGCTGACCGTCACCAGCGGCATCCGCACGGCAGGCAGCGCGATCCTCGTGCACGACCGCGCTCTCCGCCCGCCCTACGTCGTCCTGGCGATCGGCAACAGCAACACCCTGCAGAGCCGTTTCGTCGAGACGTCGTCGGGCAACACGTTCCTCGGCCTGCGCTCCCGCTTCGGATTCGTGTTCCGCATGCAGAATGACAAGCAGCTCCGGCTCCCGGCCGCCCACCGTCCCGACGTGGCTCGTGCGACGCCCGTGACACCCGACCGCCCGAAGCAGGCTGGCGCCTCATGA
- a CDS encoding CDP-alcohol phosphatidyltransferase family protein, whose protein sequence is MQEVRRSNRVLTLPNALSFVRLGGVPLFLWLLLGPEADGWALAVLFLAGVTDWLDGWTARRFDQRSALGEILDPVADRLYILAVVIGFALRDIVPWWVAVILPARDVFLWCLVPFLRRRGYSALPVHFLGKCATFNLLYAFPLLLLGEVEGVGGTLANVFGWAFTWWGIVLYWWAGLLYAWQVRKLLADRDRRAPLPDA, encoded by the coding sequence GTGCAGGAAGTTCGACGGAGCAACCGGGTGCTCACGCTCCCGAATGCGCTGAGCTTCGTGCGTCTTGGCGGCGTGCCGCTCTTCCTGTGGCTCCTGCTCGGTCCGGAGGCCGACGGCTGGGCTCTCGCCGTGCTCTTCCTGGCGGGCGTGACCGACTGGCTCGACGGCTGGACTGCCCGCAGGTTCGACCAGCGCTCGGCGCTCGGCGAGATCCTCGATCCGGTCGCCGACCGTCTCTACATCCTCGCTGTCGTGATCGGCTTTGCCCTGCGCGACATCGTGCCGTGGTGGGTGGCCGTGATCCTTCCGGCGCGGGATGTCTTCCTCTGGTGCCTGGTCCCGTTCCTCCGCAGGCGCGGATACAGCGCGCTGCCCGTGCACTTCCTCGGCAAGTGCGCCACGTTCAACCTGCTCTACGCGTTCCCGCTGCTCCTCCTCGGTGAGGTCGAAGGTGTCGGCGGCACGCTCGCCAACGTCTTCGGGTGGGCGTTCACCTGGTGGGGGATCGTCCTCTACTGGTGGGCCGGTCTGCTCTACGCCTGGCAGGTCCGCAAGCTGCTCGCGGACCGCGACCGAAGGGCGCCGCTTCCCGATGCCTGA
- a CDS encoding hemolysin family protein, whose protein sequence is MSGPVAIALAFALLLGNAFFVGAEFALVAARRTQIEPKAEAGSALARTTLKAMENISLVIGVNQLGITICSLVLGAVGEPAVAHLIEPVLEAAHVPHGALHPISFVLAMTVVVFLHVVLGEMIPKNIALAGPDRAALILGPAVWGFVVVLRPVIVVINAIARWILRRLGVEMEDEVSSTYTRDQVAALVEESRGEGLLEENEYDRLAGALGFTERTVSAVILPTGDVTTLEHGASAAAAEDLCAATGFSRFPVRGGDGSWLGYVHIKDVLETDESRRNRPIDDKWIRPFASVRADDVLHDALETLQRRGAHMARVVDEAGVVLGLVALEDVLEELVGEIRDAAHQDEA, encoded by the coding sequence ATGAGTGGACCGGTCGCCATCGCCCTCGCGTTCGCGCTGCTGCTCGGCAACGCGTTCTTCGTCGGCGCGGAGTTCGCGCTCGTCGCGGCCCGCCGCACGCAGATCGAGCCGAAGGCCGAGGCCGGCTCTGCCCTGGCCCGCACGACGCTGAAGGCCATGGAGAACATCTCCCTGGTGATCGGCGTGAACCAGCTCGGCATCACCATCTGTTCGCTGGTCCTCGGTGCCGTCGGCGAGCCGGCCGTCGCCCATCTCATCGAGCCGGTTCTCGAGGCTGCGCACGTCCCGCACGGCGCGCTCCACCCGATCTCGTTCGTCCTCGCGATGACCGTCGTCGTCTTCCTGCACGTGGTGCTCGGCGAGATGATCCCGAAGAACATCGCTCTGGCCGGCCCGGACCGGGCGGCACTGATCCTCGGTCCCGCGGTCTGGGGCTTCGTCGTCGTGCTGCGTCCCGTCATCGTGGTGATCAACGCGATCGCCCGGTGGATCCTCCGACGGCTCGGCGTGGAGATGGAGGACGAGGTCTCCTCGACCTACACCCGCGACCAGGTGGCTGCGCTGGTGGAGGAGTCCCGTGGCGAAGGTCTTCTCGAGGAGAACGAGTACGACCGCCTGGCCGGTGCTCTGGGCTTCACCGAGCGCACCGTGAGCGCTGTGATCCTGCCGACGGGCGACGTGACCACCCTTGAGCACGGAGCGTCAGCCGCGGCGGCCGAGGACCTGTGTGCTGCCACCGGCTTCTCCCGCTTCCCCGTGCGGGGTGGCGACGGTTCCTGGCTGGGCTACGTGCACATCAAGGACGTGCTGGAGACCGACGAGTCCCGTCGCAACCGGCCGATCGACGACAAGTGGATCCGTCCGTTCGCGAGCGTGCGCGCGGACGACGTACTCCACGACGCGCTGGAGACGCTCCAGCGCCGCGGCGCCCACATGGCCCGTGTCGTGGACGAAGCGGGTGTCGTGCTCGGCCTGGTCGCCCTCGAGGATGTCCTCGAGGAGCTGGTCGGCGAGATCCGCGACGCTGCCCACCAGGACGAGGCGTGA
- a CDS encoding hemolysin family protein, whose amino-acid sequence MTEWILLGVSLSLVAACGLFVAAEFAFLTVDRGHVERLAAEGDHGALGIQKALRSLSTQLSGAQVGITVTNLAIGFLAEPAISSIVDGPLEAAGLPDRFVGPVALGLGLGLGTALTMIFGELVPKNLAVARPLEVARATQRFQRGFTSAMRLPIWLLNGSANAAVRRLGIEPQEELRSARSPAELQSLIQRSADLGTLDADTAELMEKSVEFGSRTAGEIMTPRMRVHSLEGTERAAAVIELARQTGHSRFPVLDDHDEVVGTVHIKHAVALPVHERPTTRIRHIMVPPIVVPDSLKLDPLLALLRGEGFQLAVVLDEYGGHAGIVTLEDVVEEIVGDIADEHDRLGARARQRRDGSWSLSGLLRPDEVEDVTGFALPEDDDYDTIAGLVLRSLGRIPLAGDVAVVPLPVDPDRPDVRRAALLRVERMEARRIDRLRLTLDEQLMDPEEER is encoded by the coding sequence ATGACCGAGTGGATCCTGCTCGGAGTCTCGCTGTCGCTCGTTGCTGCGTGCGGGCTGTTCGTGGCGGCCGAGTTCGCCTTCCTCACCGTTGACCGCGGCCACGTCGAGCGACTGGCGGCGGAGGGCGACCACGGGGCTCTCGGCATCCAGAAGGCACTGCGATCACTGTCGACCCAGCTCTCCGGCGCACAGGTCGGCATCACCGTCACCAACCTCGCGATCGGCTTCCTGGCCGAGCCGGCGATCTCCAGCATCGTTGACGGCCCGCTCGAGGCTGCGGGTCTCCCGGACCGGTTCGTGGGCCCGGTCGCGCTCGGACTCGGCCTCGGGCTGGGCACGGCGCTCACCATGATCTTCGGCGAGCTGGTGCCCAAGAACCTCGCGGTCGCGCGCCCACTGGAAGTGGCCCGCGCGACGCAGCGTTTCCAGCGCGGCTTCACCTCGGCGATGCGGCTGCCGATCTGGCTGCTCAACGGCTCTGCCAACGCGGCCGTGCGCCGGCTGGGCATCGAGCCCCAGGAGGAGCTCCGCTCGGCACGCAGCCCCGCCGAGCTGCAGTCGCTGATCCAGCGTTCCGCCGACCTGGGCACCCTCGATGCGGACACCGCAGAGCTCATGGAGAAGTCCGTGGAGTTCGGCAGCCGCACGGCGGGCGAGATCATGACCCCGCGCATGCGTGTGCACAGCCTCGAGGGCACCGAGCGGGCGGCGGCCGTGATCGAGCTGGCGCGCCAGACCGGCCACTCACGCTTCCCGGTGCTCGACGACCATGACGAGGTCGTCGGCACGGTCCACATCAAGCACGCTGTCGCGCTGCCGGTCCACGAGCGCCCGACCACACGGATCCGCCACATCATGGTCCCGCCGATCGTGGTCCCCGACTCGCTCAAGCTCGACCCGCTCCTCGCGCTGCTGCGCGGCGAGGGCTTCCAGCTCGCAGTGGTGCTCGACGAGTACGGCGGTCACGCCGGCATCGTCACTCTCGAGGACGTCGTCGAGGAGATCGTCGGCGACATCGCGGACGAGCACGACCGCCTCGGTGCACGGGCGCGCCAGCGGCGCGACGGCTCCTGGTCGCTGTCCGGTCTGCTCCGGCCCGACGAGGTCGAGGACGTGACCGGCTTCGCGCTCCCGGAGGACGACGACTACGACACGATCGCCGGCCTGGTGCTGCGCTCTCTCGGCCGGATCCCGCTCGCGGGGGATGTCGCGGTCGTTCCGCTCCCGGTCGATCCCGACCGACCCGACGTACGCCGCGCAGCGCTGCTCCGCGTCGAGCGCATGGAGGCCCGGCGCATCGACCGGCTCCGGCTCACGCTCGACGAGCAGCTGATGGATCCGGAGGAGGAGCGATGA
- a CDS encoding adenylate/guanylate cyclase domain-containing protein produces the protein MELPFTFPTIDTAALIAGLVIALLLTGFLLLVSRLQLRRARRQLRVLESTEPLTSRAVRTAGWAMRGVVGTAVKVREQGVGGLLRSSIEELTGIALADKQAIAQVIGEDGTVTIVFSDIENSTMLNESLGDDAWVALLDAHDHLIRRLVDREHGHVVKSQGDGFMIAFGDPTAAVRVAVGMQRALTVSRRRALRRTPIRVRIGVHAGRVVARDGDYFGLNVAMAARVAALAVGGEILATEGVRAAVEDQSFQLRMPAAELKGIPGHHQLWSVAWDSA, from the coding sequence ATGGAGCTCCCTTTCACGTTCCCGACGATCGACACAGCAGCGCTGATCGCTGGCCTGGTCATCGCCCTGCTGCTCACGGGCTTCCTGCTCCTGGTCAGCAGGCTGCAGCTCCGTCGGGCCCGCCGGCAGCTCCGAGTGCTCGAGAGCACCGAGCCCCTCACGAGCCGAGCCGTGCGCACCGCGGGCTGGGCCATGCGTGGGGTCGTCGGCACTGCGGTCAAGGTCCGGGAGCAGGGCGTCGGCGGGCTGCTCCGCTCCTCCATCGAGGAGCTCACCGGCATTGCGCTCGCGGACAAGCAGGCCATCGCTCAGGTCATCGGCGAGGACGGCACGGTCACCATCGTCTTCTCCGACATCGAGAACTCCACGATGCTCAACGAGAGCCTCGGCGACGACGCCTGGGTCGCCCTGCTCGACGCCCACGACCACCTGATCCGCCGGCTGGTCGACCGGGAGCACGGCCACGTCGTGAAGTCGCAGGGCGACGGCTTCATGATCGCCTTCGGAGACCCGACTGCAGCGGTCCGCGTCGCTGTCGGGATGCAGCGCGCGCTGACGGTGTCGCGGCGCCGCGCGCTGCGTCGTACGCCGATCCGGGTGCGCATCGGTGTCCACGCCGGACGTGTCGTCGCACGCGATGGCGACTACTTCGGGTTGAACGTCGCCATGGCCGCCCGCGTCGCCGCGCTCGCGGTCGGCGGCGAGATCCTCGCGACCGAGGGCGTGCGCGCGGCGGTCGAGGACCAGTCCTTCCAGCTCCGGATGCCCGCTGCCGAGCTCAAGGGCATCCCCGGGCACCACCAGCTCTGGTCGGTTGCCTGGGACTCCGCGTAA
- a CDS encoding superoxide dismutase family protein yields the protein MLRRTTIALAGAGTLVLLPAGALAARVLVDHGHGPTVVHNTTYADIETQVHSWTRDGSTHVRLMVDGLPPGQTFGAHVHTRSCGTDPLASGGHYQHSTDASIPLSEREIWLDVTAGDDGHASARRTVDWVIAAGTAGSVVIHASPTNPTTGAAGARLACTDVAFGQ from the coding sequence GTGTTGCGACGAACGACGATTGCCTTGGCAGGTGCCGGAACTCTGGTTCTTCTCCCGGCAGGCGCGCTCGCTGCGCGTGTCCTGGTCGACCACGGGCACGGGCCCACTGTCGTCCACAACACGACGTACGCCGACATCGAGACCCAGGTGCACTCCTGGACCCGGGACGGCAGCACGCACGTGCGCCTGATGGTCGACGGCCTCCCGCCGGGCCAGACCTTCGGCGCTCACGTGCACACCAGGTCGTGCGGAACCGACCCGCTGGCGTCAGGCGGTCACTACCAGCACTCGACGGACGCCAGCATCCCGCTGAGCGAGCGGGAGATCTGGCTCGACGTGACCGCCGGTGACGACGGCCATGCCTCGGCCCGCCGGACTGTCGACTGGGTGATCGCGGCCGGGACCGCCGGGTCAGTCGTCATCCACGCGAGCCCCACGAATCCGACCACCGGAGCGGCGGGCGCACGCCTGGCCTGCACCGACGTCGCCTTCGGCCAGTAG
- a CDS encoding carbonic anhydrase, with protein MRRNDPSSVPSTIPAVVTRRLLLAAGGLAAGASLVGCRSTGDSTPTAAHPAAAGHSSTPASPSEAQRRLTEGNSRFASGDAMHPHQSTRARDDVAGHQAPWALIHGCVDSRVSPELVFDQGIGDVFATRTAGAVLDDTIVGSMEFAASAPYAVPLIVILGHTGCGAVTATVEAMETSPGHPEAPGEVSDILGEIAPVARRVARKGDQAAYIDEVVRANTIAVSRDLVRRSKIIRAAVAAGRTRVIPAVYDLASGRVDWSVS; from the coding sequence GTGCGCCGCAACGACCCCTCATCCGTCCCCTCGACCATTCCGGCCGTCGTCACCCGGCGCCTCCTCCTCGCCGCCGGTGGGCTCGCCGCCGGTGCCTCCCTCGTGGGTTGCCGGTCGACCGGTGACAGCACGCCGACGGCAGCGCATCCCGCGGCAGCAGGGCACTCGAGCACACCGGCCTCGCCGTCGGAGGCGCAGCGGCGGCTGACCGAGGGCAACTCCCGCTTCGCGAGCGGCGACGCGATGCATCCGCACCAGTCGACGCGGGCACGCGACGACGTTGCTGGACACCAGGCGCCGTGGGCCCTCATCCACGGCTGCGTCGACTCGCGCGTGTCTCCCGAGCTGGTCTTCGACCAGGGCATCGGGGACGTGTTCGCGACGCGCACGGCAGGAGCGGTGCTCGACGACACCATCGTCGGCAGCATGGAGTTCGCAGCGAGTGCCCCGTATGCCGTCCCGCTGATCGTGATCCTCGGCCACACCGGATGTGGCGCGGTCACGGCGACCGTCGAGGCCATGGAGACGTCGCCAGGTCACCCGGAGGCGCCGGGAGAGGTCTCCGACATTCTGGGGGAGATCGCACCCGTTGCGCGGCGGGTGGCGCGGAAGGGCGACCAGGCGGCGTACATCGACGAGGTGGTGCGCGCGAACACCATTGCGGTGAGCCGGGACCTGGTCCGGCGCTCGAAGATCATCCGCGCTGCCGTCGCAGCAGGTCGGACTCGCGTGATACCGGCGGTCTACGACCTGGCCAGTGGCCGGGTCGACTGGAGCGTTTCCTGA
- a CDS encoding CDP-glycerol glycerophosphotransferase family protein, whose translation MQNPEVIAYFADDPTRVYQLLQWLPVLERLDEVSPVAIVTRNPETAALVEARTGLPVHDAPEFTDLVEFYEVHDPKVALYCNNGARNFNSLLHGRTLHAHINHGESDKQSMVSNNAKAYDRVFVAGEAAVQRHRGGLLAFDETKLVRIGRPQLDLHPEPLLEPTERRTVLYAPTWEGDAEYNDYTSVDVFGPSIVRSLLEVPDVRVVYKPHPKVTTSETQAIRDSHLAILALIDEAAAREPEAGHESVVRGDILAVFPGCDAMVTDVSSVGLDWLYLRTDKPIFITDRHEDGERLRTEVPVSRCADVIASADLADLTELVADRLDHDEHHIARVAMRHHYFDDLSVGDSTKRFIESVTELVALRDELLGEIAPSAVELGEATA comes from the coding sequence GTGCAGAACCCCGAAGTGATCGCGTATTTCGCAGACGACCCGACGCGCGTCTACCAGTTGTTGCAGTGGCTCCCCGTGCTGGAGCGCCTCGATGAGGTGAGTCCGGTGGCGATCGTGACCCGCAATCCCGAGACCGCTGCCCTCGTGGAAGCGCGCACCGGTCTGCCGGTCCACGATGCCCCGGAGTTCACGGACCTTGTCGAGTTCTACGAGGTGCACGACCCGAAGGTCGCTCTCTACTGCAACAACGGCGCGCGGAACTTCAACTCGCTGCTGCACGGCCGGACGCTGCACGCGCACATCAACCACGGCGAGTCCGACAAGCAGAGCATGGTCAGCAACAACGCCAAGGCCTATGACCGCGTCTTCGTCGCCGGCGAGGCGGCCGTCCAGCGGCACCGCGGAGGCCTGCTCGCCTTCGACGAGACGAAGCTCGTGCGGATCGGGCGTCCTCAGCTGGACCTCCACCCGGAGCCGCTGCTCGAGCCGACTGAACGGCGCACGGTCCTGTACGCGCCGACCTGGGAGGGCGATGCGGAGTACAACGACTACACCTCCGTCGACGTCTTCGGCCCCTCCATCGTGCGTTCGCTGCTCGAGGTCCCCGATGTTCGCGTGGTCTACAAGCCGCACCCGAAGGTGACCACCAGCGAGACCCAGGCGATCCGCGACAGCCACCTCGCCATCCTCGCCCTCATCGACGAGGCCGCTGCCCGTGAGCCCGAGGCAGGCCACGAGTCCGTCGTCCGGGGTGACATCCTCGCCGTCTTCCCGGGTTGCGATGCGATGGTCACCGACGTCTCCTCTGTCGGCCTGGACTGGCTCTACCTGCGCACCGACAAGCCGATCTTCATCACGGACCGCCACGAGGACGGTGAGCGGCTGCGCACCGAGGTCCCCGTCAGCCGCTGTGCCGACGTGATCGCATCGGCCGACCTGGCGGACCTGACCGAGCTGGTGGCCGACCGCCTCGACCACGACGAGCACCACATCGCTCGCGTGGCCATGCGGCACCACTACTTCGACGACCTGAGCGTCGGCGACAGCACGAAGCGGTTCATCGAGTCGGTCACCGAGCTGGTCGCGCTGCGCGACGAGCTGCTCGGCGAGATCGCGCCGAGCGCGGTCGAGCTGGGGGAGGCCACCGCCTGA
- the icmF gene encoding fused isobutyryl-CoA mutase/GTPase IcmF produces MTRFVTASSLFDGHDASINIMRRILQSQGAEVIHLGHNRSVREVVAACLEEDVHGVAVSSYQGGHVEYFEYLAEELRTQRNGEVKVFGGGGGVIVPDEIARLAQAGVKIFSPEDGQRLGLPGMIREVLQSASGDLWAQRPATLEAVRNGERWAVARAITGAEDGTLIAGIGDAAAQRHTPVLGITGTGGSGKSSLTDELLRRFRTDQSDLLRIAVVAIDPTRRRGGGALLGDRIRMNALDGERIFFRSLATRGAHELPEHLNDVLDVLRAAPFDLIIIETPGIGQGDAAIVPFVDTSLYVMTPEFGAASQLEKIDMLDFADAVAINKFERRGASDALRDVARQLVRNREAFGSSPDEMPVFGTSAATFDDDGVSALYQHLRDELAGHGLQVKPGQLVPVTGKQSTRVSTVIPPSRVRYLAEVAETVRAHHRTTDEAAAAARRLQHLETAADELGEATPDGLRDLVASARAAVPERVRAALDEWPATVASYAADEGRASLAGTRIPRVALPRFSDHGDLVRWWGRENLPGRFPFTAGVFPHKRQDEDPTRMFAGEGDAARTNRRFHLLAEGQSATRLSTAFDSVTLYGRDPGPEPDVYGKVGTSGVSIATLDDMKALYAGFDLLSPATSVSMTINGPAPTVLAFFLNTVIDQARERGVEPAEAMRRVRGTVQADILKEDQGQNTCLFSTDFALRMMADVQEWFIEHEVRNFYSVSVSGYHIAEAGANPISQLAFTLANGFTYVESWLERGMDIDDFAPSLSFFFSNGMDPEYSVLGRVARRIWAVAMRDRYGANERSQKLKYHVQTSGRSLHAQEMSFNDIRTTLQALIALQDNANSLHTNAYDEAVTTPSTESVRRAMAIQLVINREWGLSMNENPLQGSFVIDELTDLLEEAVLAEFDRISERGGVLGAMETGYQRGRIQDESMLYEQRKHDGSLPIVGVNTFRAADDAEVKPVPLARATDAEKAGQLERVRSFRAEHAHEAEEALKRLRHAVADGDNVFAELMDAARVCTLGQVTDAFFEVGGEYRRNV; encoded by the coding sequence ATGACCCGCTTCGTGACCGCTTCAAGCCTCTTCGACGGGCACGACGCGAGCATCAACATCATGCGCCGGATCCTTCAGTCGCAGGGCGCAGAGGTGATCCATCTCGGCCACAACCGCTCGGTCCGCGAGGTCGTCGCCGCGTGCCTCGAGGAGGACGTCCACGGCGTCGCCGTGTCGTCGTACCAGGGCGGTCACGTGGAGTACTTCGAGTACCTCGCCGAAGAGCTCCGCACGCAGCGCAACGGCGAGGTGAAGGTCTTCGGTGGGGGCGGCGGCGTCATCGTTCCCGACGAGATCGCCCGCCTCGCGCAGGCCGGCGTGAAGATCTTCTCCCCCGAGGACGGTCAACGCCTCGGCCTTCCCGGCATGATCCGCGAGGTCCTCCAGAGCGCGTCGGGCGATCTCTGGGCGCAGCGGCCTGCCACCCTCGAGGCCGTCCGCAACGGCGAGCGGTGGGCGGTCGCCCGGGCGATCACGGGCGCCGAGGACGGCACGCTCATCGCCGGGATCGGCGACGCGGCCGCCCAGCGCCACACTCCCGTGCTCGGCATCACCGGCACCGGCGGCTCCGGCAAGTCGTCGCTGACCGACGAGCTGCTCCGCAGGTTCCGCACCGACCAGTCCGACCTGCTCCGGATCGCGGTCGTCGCCATCGACCCGACCCGGCGTCGCGGTGGCGGTGCGCTGCTCGGTGACCGGATCCGCATGAACGCCCTCGACGGCGAGCGCATCTTCTTCCGGAGCCTCGCCACGCGCGGCGCCCACGAGCTCCCGGAGCACCTGAACGACGTGCTCGACGTCCTCCGGGCGGCGCCGTTCGACCTGATCATCATCGAGACGCCGGGCATCGGGCAGGGCGACGCCGCGATCGTGCCGTTCGTCGACACGAGCCTCTACGTGATGACGCCGGAGTTCGGCGCCGCGAGCCAGCTCGAGAAGATCGACATGCTCGACTTCGCCGACGCCGTCGCGATCAACAAGTTCGAGCGGCGCGGCGCGTCCGACGCCCTGCGTGACGTCGCACGCCAGCTGGTTCGCAACCGGGAGGCCTTCGGCTCCTCCCCCGACGAGATGCCCGTCTTCGGCACCTCCGCCGCGACCTTCGACGACGACGGCGTCAGCGCGCTCTACCAGCACCTGCGCGACGAGCTGGCCGGACACGGACTCCAGGTGAAGCCGGGCCAGCTGGTGCCCGTCACCGGCAAGCAGTCCACCCGGGTCAGCACGGTCATCCCGCCGAGCCGGGTCCGCTACCTCGCCGAGGTCGCGGAGACCGTCCGGGCCCATCACCGCACCACCGACGAAGCCGCTGCGGCTGCCCGTCGGCTCCAGCACCTCGAGACCGCGGCCGACGAGCTCGGCGAGGCCACCCCGGATGGTCTTCGCGACCTGGTTGCGTCGGCCCGTGCCGCAGTCCCGGAGCGGGTCAGGGCGGCGCTGGACGAGTGGCCCGCCACCGTCGCGTCGTACGCCGCAGACGAAGGCCGCGCCTCCCTCGCCGGCACCCGGATCCCGCGCGTCGCGCTCCCCCGGTTCAGTGACCACGGCGACCTGGTCCGCTGGTGGGGCCGGGAGAACCTGCCCGGCCGCTTCCCGTTCACCGCAGGTGTCTTCCCGCACAAGCGGCAGGACGAGGACCCGACGCGCATGTTCGCCGGCGAGGGCGACGCGGCGCGCACGAACCGCCGGTTCCACCTGCTCGCGGAGGGTCAGTCGGCAACGCGGCTCTCGACCGCGTTCGACTCGGTGACGCTCTACGGTCGTGACCCGGGCCCGGAGCCGGACGTCTACGGCAAGGTCGGCACCTCGGGCGTCAGCATCGCCACCCTCGACGACATGAAGGCGCTCTATGCGGGGTTCGACCTGCTCTCTCCCGCGACCAGCGTCAGCATGACCATCAACGGCCCGGCCCCGACGGTGCTGGCGTTCTTCCTCAACACCGTCATCGACCAGGCGCGCGAGCGCGGCGTGGAGCCCGCCGAGGCGATGCGCCGGGTCCGCGGCACGGTGCAGGCCGACATCCTCAAGGAGGATCAGGGCCAGAACACCTGCCTGTTCTCCACCGACTTCGCGCTGCGGATGATGGCTGACGTCCAGGAGTGGTTCATCGAGCACGAGGTCCGCAACTTCTACTCCGTCTCGGTCTCGGGCTATCACATCGCCGAGGCCGGGGCGAACCCGATCAGCCAGCTCGCGTTCACCCTCGCCAACGGCTTCACCTACGTCGAGTCGTGGCTCGAGCGCGGCATGGACATCGACGACTTCGCGCCGAGCCTGTCGTTCTTCTTCTCCAACGGCATGGACCCCGAGTACTCCGTCCTCGGTCGTGTCGCGCGGCGCATCTGGGCCGTCGCGATGCGTGATCGCTACGGCGCCAACGAGCGCAGCCAGAAGCTGAAGTACCACGTGCAGACCTCCGGCCGGTCCCTGCACGCGCAGGAGATGTCGTTCAACGACATCCGCACCACCCTCCAGGCGCTGATCGCGCTGCAGGACAACGCCAACAGCCTCCACACCAACGCGTACGACGAAGCGGTCACCACTCCGTCGACCGAGTCCGTGCGCCGCGCGATGGCCATCCAGCTCGTGATCAACCGCGAGTGGGGACTCTCGATGAACGAGAACCCGCTCCAGGGATCATTCGTGATCGACGAGCTGACGGACCTGCTCGAGGAGGCAGTCCTGGCCGAGTTCGACCGGATCAGCGAGCGTGGTGGCGTCCTCGGTGCGATGGAGACCGGCTACCAGCGCGGGCGGATCCAGGACGAGTCGATGCTCTACGAGCAGCGCAAGCACGACGGCAGCCTCCCCATCGTCGGCGTCAACACGTTCCGTGCGGCCGATGACGCCGAGGTCAAGCCGGTCCCGCTGGCCCGGGCGACCGACGCGGAGAAGGCCGGCCAGCTCGAGCGGGTGCGTAGCTTCCGCGCGGAGCACGCCCACGAGGCCGAGGAGGCCCTCAAGCGCCTGCGCCACGCGGTCGCCGACGGCGACAACGTCTTCGCGGAGCTGATGGATGCGGCGCGGGTGTGCACGCTGGGCCAGGTGACCGACGCCTTCTTCGAGGTCGGTGGCGAGTACCGGCGCAACGTCTGA